The genomic segment CCGCCCGGGCCAGCGAGGTGCTCGGCGTCGACGCCACCTTCCGCTCCCAGACCCGCACCGCGCGGGACCGGCTGCCACCGATGCGCGTCGGTTCCCGCGGCAACATCCAGGAGTGGCTCGCCGACTGGATCGAGCCCGAGCGCAACCACCGGCACGTCTCCCACCTCTACGGGCTGCATCCCAGCAACCAGATCACCAGGCGAGGAACCCCACAGCTCTACGAGGCCGCCCGCCGGACCCTGGAGCTGCGCGGCGACGACGGAACCGGCTGGTCACTCGCCTGGAAGATAAACTTCTGGGCCCGGTTGGAGGACGCCGCCCGCGCCCACAAGCTGCTGCGGGACCTGGTACGCACCGATCGGCTCGCCCCGAACATGTTCGACCTGCACCCGCCGTTCCAGATCGACGGGAACTTCGGCGCCACCGCCGGCATCGCGGAGATGCTGCTGCACAGCCACAACGGGGAGCTGCATCTGCTGCCCGCGCTGCCGAGTGCCTGGCCCACCGGCCAGGTGGCGGGACTACGCGGCCGGGGCGGCTACACCGTCGGCATCGCCTGGACCGGCGGCCAGACCGACGAGTTCGTCGTCCGGGCCGACCGCGACGGCTCGGTGCGGCTGCGCTCCCGACTCTTCACCGGAGCCTTCACCCTCGTCGACACCGCCGACGGCAGCACGCCGGCCACCACCCGCCCCGAGACGGACGTTGTCGCCCTCGACGTCCGCGCCGGCCACACGTACCGGGCGGCCCGCCCCGGGGTGACCCCCACCCCGACGCTGACCCCCACCCCGACGCCATCCGAATCCCCGACCCCGACCCCGACCCCGACGCCGACCCCGACCGCGATCCCGACCACAACCAGCCCGCCCGCGCCGTCCGGCGCCCGGGCGGTCTACCGGGTGACGAACTCCTGGCCGGGCGGCTACCAGGGCGAGGTCACCGTCACCGCGGGTTCGGCTCCGATCCGGGGGTGGACGGTCGCCTGGACGTTCACCGATGGTCAGCGCCTCAACCAGGTGTGGGGCGGTACGCACACCCAGAGCGGGGCGAACGTCACGGTCACGAACGCCGCGTACAACGGTGCCCTGCCCGCCGGCGGCTCCACCACGTTCGGCTTCATCGCCGCGGTGACCGGCGCCAACAACCCGCCGACGAACCTCACCTGCACCACGACCTCCTGATCGACGCCTGAACCCCAGCCACCCGGTCCGGTCGTGGCTCCCGGAGCCGGGTTGAAGGCCACCGGCCGGCGGTACGCCGAACCGCCGGCCGGTGGCCGCTTTCTGACGTCCCCCGCGGTACTTCCCCGACCCGGCGGGTGGTGCCGATCGGCACCACCCGCCCGGTGGTCCTCCGCCGAGCGCGGAACGCGCCGGCGGTGCGGGGAACCGGTAAGGGTTCCCGCACCGCCGGCGCGCCGGTTCGGTGGGTCAGTTGGCGGTGCAGGTGGGGGTCATGCCGGTGGCGGTGCCGTTGCCCTGGAAGCCGAATTCGGTGGTCTGGCCGGGGTTGAGTCGGCCGTTGTAGCTGACGTTCGTGAATCGGATGGTTCCGGTGTTGGCGCTGGCGGTGGCGCTCCAGGTGTTGGTGACGGTGGCGCCGTTGGGCAGGGTGGTGGTGACGGTCCATCCGGTGGTGCCGTTGGTGCCGGCGGTGACGCGGATGGCGGCGACGAAGCCGCCGGTCCAGGAGTTGAGGGTGACGGTGGCGGTGCAGCCGCCGGTTCCGGGCGGTGGGGTGGTCGGGTTCGGCGGTGGCGTGGTGGGGTTCGGCGGCGGGGTCGTCGGGTTCGGCGGGGGAGTGATGCCGGGCCCCGCGTTGAGGGCGTTGAGGGTGGTGTCGTAGGCGGGTTTCTTGTTGCCGTTGCAGTCGAAGAGCAGGGCGTTGTCGGAGCCGCGCCAGGAGTCGCAGTCGCGCACGCCCCAGACGGTGATGCCGGTGCAGCGGGTGACGTTCATGCAGGCGCGGGTGACGGCGGCGTAGATGTTGGCCTGGTTGCCGCCCTGCATGACGTCGAGTTCGGTGATCTGGACGTCGACGCCGAGGTCGGCGAAGCGTTGCAGGTTGGCCTGGTAGTCGCTGGCCAGGGTGGTGCCGAGGTGGGACTGGAAGCCGACGCAGTCGATCGGCACGCCGCGGGCTTTGAAGTCGCGGACCATGTTGTAGATGCCGGTGGACTTGGCGTTGATGCCGTCGGTGTTGTAGTCGTTGTAACACAGTTTGGCGGCGGGGTCGGCGTTGCGGGCGGCGCGGAACGCGGCTTCGATCCAGTCGTTGCCGGTGCGTTGCAGGTTGGAGTCGCGTCGGCCGCCGCTGCCGCCGTCGGCGAAGGCTTCGTTGACCACGTCCCAGGAGTGGATCTGGCCGCGGAAGTGGGTGGCGACCTGGGTGACGTGGTTGATGGCGGCGTTGCGTAGGTCGGTGCCGGACAGTCCTTCGGCCCAGCGGGGTTGTTGGGCGTGCCAGAGCAGGGCGTGGCCGCGGACGGTCATGCCGTTGGCGCGGGCGTGGTTGACGATGCGGTCACCGCCGCTGTAGTTGAACACCCCGCGTTGGGGTTCGGTCGCGTCCCATTTCATCTCGTTCTCGGCCACGAGACTGTTGAACTCGCGGTTCAGGATGGTCAGGTAGGTGCTGTTGGAGAACTTCCCGGTCGCCACCGCCGCACCGAAGTAACGACCCTTCTCCGCCGCGGCCGCCCGCAGGGTCGTACCCGCACTGGCCGACGGTGCCATCGACACCGCCGTCCCGGCGGCGAGTGCACCGGCGACGGCAACCGTCACCGTGGCCAGCAACGCTCTCTTGCCAATCATGTCGAATCCTTTTCTGTGGTGGTTACGGGCTCGGCGCGGCGCCCGGAAGGGCGCCCGCGGGCTCGCGGGGAGGACCGTTCGGATCGCCCGTGGGGTCAGCTGGTCACCGAACGGCCTGGTGAGGTGGGGGAGGAGCGCGAACCGCCGGCGATCCCGCGGTCGAGCTCTGGATGCCCGTCTACTGGGACGGGCGGGGCGCCGACGGTACGACCCGAGGACTGCCCGTGATCCTCGCCGGCCCGGCTCCGCAAGCCTTCCAAGTATCGATTGAAATGATTGCGTTGGCAAGCGGGGGCGGATAGGTGAAATGGCTTACTCGGCCGTCAACGAGAACCGCCCGAAGGATTCACGATCGGTGGCGTACGAGTCACGTATCGTCAATTACGCTTGTGGTGCGTCCGGTCATCCGGCCCGTCGACGTCTCGCTCGCCAGGAGGTTCCGATGTCCGAGGAAGTCGACGTGGCGATGGACCCCACCGCGACGCGCTGGTACCCCGGTGCCGAGGCGCGACCGGCGCCGGACGGGCGTACCGCGGCCGGCATCCGGTACTGGACCTACGGACGCGGCCGGGGTGACCCCTTCCTGCTGGTGCACGGCTGGTGCTGCAACCACCAGTTCATGACCCCGATCGCCTGGCATCTGGCCCGCCGGCGCGCGCGGGTCATCGCGGTGGACATGCCCGGGCACGGCCAGAGCCCACCGCCGCCGGACGGCTACGGCGTGCCCGAGATGGCCGCCCGGCTCCAGGCGTTCGCCGCCGAGCTCGACCTGCGCCGGATCGTGGTGATCGGGCACAGCCTCGGTGGGGTCTGGTCGCTGGCCGCCGCCGCCGGGGACCGGGACCGCTTCCGTGGGCTGATCATGCTCGACTCCGCGGTGGCGGGTCCGCCGGGCGCCGCGGAGGGGATCGCCCAGGTGGCCGAGAGCCTGCGCGACGACACCTCCGGCGAGGTCCGGGAGTCGATCGTGCGGTCGTACTTCCTCCCGCAGTCCGATCCCCGCCTGGTCGAGTGGGTGGTGGCCCAGATGTCCCAGCCCAGCACCCAGGTCGCCTACGAGCCCATCGCCGGGCTCGCCGAGTACATCGCCAACGAGGCGGACGCGGCCGCCCTGACCGCCTGGGACCGGCCACTGCTCTACGTCGGCTCGAACGCCCCGTTCGCCGACTACGCCCGGCTGGCCGAGTTGGCGCCGCAGGCCAGCATCGGGCAGACCGTCGGCTCGGGCCACTTCGTCCAGCTCGAGGTGCCGACGCAGGTCAACGCGATGATCGACCGGTTCCTGGAGATCACCTCTTGACCGGACGGGGTCAGCGGGGTCGGCGCCGGTCGGCCGGGTCGGCGGCCGCCCCGTCGGCGCCGGTTCGTACCGCCGTGACGGCAACCGCGCTGTAGGGCACAGTGAAACCGCCGCCGAGTGCGTCGATCGCGTCCCCCACCCCCGACAGCACCGCCGCCCGTCGGTCCGGCGGGAGCATGGTGAGGGCCCCGGACGTGGGCAGCAGGTCCAGCCACTCGTCGCGGGTGTAGGCGCGCTGGAAGTCGACCTGCCACTGCCGGGGTTCGGCGAATCCACCGGCCGCCCGGATGCCCTCGGCGGCGCGGGTGAACAGCGGCTGATAGCCGGCCGGCCCCGACTGCGCCGACGCACCGGCGAAATCGAAGGGCGCGTCGGGAACCTCCCGCCGGTAGACCGCGGCGAAGGCGCCCGCCGCCTCGGCGGGCAGGTCGGACACGCACCAGAACGGGGCCAGCAGACCGCCGGGCCGCAGGATGCGCGCCGCCTTGGCGGCGCCGGCGACCGGGTCGATCCAGTGCCAGGCCGTGCCGGCGGTCACCAGGTCGAACCGCCGGGCGGCCGGCTCCCAGTCCTCGAAGGTCGCCACCTCGACGTCGAGTCCCCGGCGGCGGGCGAATTCCGCCATCCGTGGGTCGGGTTCGACCCCGAGCACCCGGCAGCCGGTCGCCTGGAACTGCCGGGCTGCGATGCCGGTGCCGCAGCCGACGTCGAGGACCCGGCCGCCGGGACTGTCGGCGGTGAGCCGTTCGACCAGGGCGTCGGGATAGCGCGGTCGGGTCCGGTCGTAGCGTTCGGGGTCGATGCCGAACGACTCCGCCACCTGGCGGTGGCCGTCGGAACCGGGTCGGGGCGGGGCGGGACGGGACGGATCACCAGCCAGAGTGGGCATGCGCCCACAGTAGTGGGCAGATGCCCACTCTGGCAAGCTCCGAAGGGCGACGCAGGGCGGGCAGGAATCGAGAGGAGTGCCGGTGCCGACAGGGGTGGCCATCCGGGACGTGCGCGAACAACTCTTCGACGCCGCCGAGAAGGTCCTGCTCCGGGCCGGTCCGAGCGCCCTGACGAGCCGGTCGGTCACGGCGGAGGCGGGTTGTGCCAAGGGGGTCCTGCACCGGCACTTCGCCGACTTCGACGACTTTCTTGCCGCCTTCGTGCTGGATCGCAGCGGTCGGATGAACGCCCGAACCGCCGCGCTGCGCGAGTCAGCCGGGACCGGCACGGTCGCCGACAACCTCACCGGCGCGCTGACGGCGCTCTTCGAATCGGTCGCGGTGGCGGTTGTCGCGCTGGTCAGCTTCCGCGACGAGCTGCGCAGCCGGCTGCGGCAGACCTGGCCGGCCGGGGTGCCGGTCCTGACCGAGGCGGCCACGA from the Solwaraspora sp. WMMD1047 genome contains:
- a CDS encoding endo-1,4-beta-xylanase, with protein sequence MIGKRALLATVTVAVAGALAAGTAVSMAPSASAGTTLRAAAAEKGRYFGAAVATGKFSNSTYLTILNREFNSLVAENEMKWDATEPQRGVFNYSGGDRIVNHARANGMTVRGHALLWHAQQPRWAEGLSGTDLRNAAINHVTQVATHFRGQIHSWDVVNEAFADGGSGGRRDSNLQRTGNDWIEAAFRAARNADPAAKLCYNDYNTDGINAKSTGIYNMVRDFKARGVPIDCVGFQSHLGTTLASDYQANLQRFADLGVDVQITELDVMQGGNQANIYAAVTRACMNVTRCTGITVWGVRDCDSWRGSDNALLFDCNGNKKPAYDTTLNALNAGPGITPPPNPTTPPPNPTTPPPNPTTPPPGTGGCTATVTLNSWTGGFVAAIRVTAGTNGTTGWTVTTTLPNGATVTNTWSATASANTGTIRFTNVSYNGRLNPGQTTEFGFQGNGTATGMTPTCTAN
- a CDS encoding alpha/beta hydrolase encodes the protein MSEEVDVAMDPTATRWYPGAEARPAPDGRTAAGIRYWTYGRGRGDPFLLVHGWCCNHQFMTPIAWHLARRRARVIAVDMPGHGQSPPPPDGYGVPEMAARLQAFAAELDLRRIVVIGHSLGGVWSLAAAAGDRDRFRGLIMLDSAVAGPPGAAEGIAQVAESLRDDTSGEVRESIVRSYFLPQSDPRLVEWVVAQMSQPSTQVAYEPIAGLAEYIANEADAAALTAWDRPLLYVGSNAPFADYARLAELAPQASIGQTVGSGHFVQLEVPTQVNAMIDRFLEITS
- a CDS encoding class I SAM-dependent methyltransferase, producing the protein MPTLAGDPSRPAPPRPGSDGHRQVAESFGIDPERYDRTRPRYPDALVERLTADSPGGRVLDVGCGTGIAARQFQATGCRVLGVEPDPRMAEFARRRGLDVEVATFEDWEPAARRFDLVTAGTAWHWIDPVAGAAKAARILRPGGLLAPFWCVSDLPAEAAGAFAAVYRREVPDAPFDFAGASAQSGPAGYQPLFTRAAEGIRAAGGFAEPRQWQVDFQRAYTRDEWLDLLPTSGALTMLPPDRRAAVLSGVGDAIDALGGGFTVPYSAVAVTAVRTGADGAAADPADRRRPR
- a CDS encoding TetR/AcrR family transcriptional regulator, coding for MPTGVAIRDVREQLFDAAEKVLLRAGPSALTSRSVTAEAGCAKGVLHRHFADFDDFLAAFVLDRSGRMNARTAALRESAGTGTVADNLTGALTALFESVAVAVVALVSFRDELRSRLRQTWPAGVPVLTEAATMIADYLAAEQAVGRLAVDADVETLAAMLIGTGHLLYADRRGARPPTDAVRRMVGNVLASAGPAPRD